In one window of Mytilus trossulus isolate FHL-02 chromosome 7, PNRI_Mtr1.1.1.hap1, whole genome shotgun sequence DNA:
- the LOC134725324 gene encoding uncharacterized protein LOC134725324 isoform X3, translating into MSSTVVTHVLINLICRFGVMNKLLMGAGQTDTNVYMLPRTDILLASDIDIKILHSTTPQTVEAWYEIEETMNQFVANNSDWTNCLPFALLPHRISRGRHSEYSPAYLTYGRELNLPSLLTHQPTVEYLQTSDGYIPIEKKLQTLSSLMTVYKGYCGDDIVSQDSDVFKGPLINMPQKKVPSGSVKPKPLSSNLSSQEVSPSTSAEISHEGIDTPGMSDEDDINTDNSNVKPKGEIKEEKESSVIPPLRKKRWSKTHRTSMDNSSNNSDDLSIEEIQSYDKLLKVEENSNPDKLMVSGEVDAYYDDVILYLKHKRYGVGVVNDHMKRNIRKMSESHYLEGDMLYHKWKTTSRIIPLRFDERYYIMENYHIDNKGHEGRHLGFRQMYERLNKFHWKSMAVDCEAYVRTCVTCNQTKSVNNESLCEYFYDVTDEERAKLAEENYSLLVKYLQKGKILQSVQPNKAKLITLLGNWFVINNGQLDYKRPDREFNVCLEIAARAKKNAIRNAHIIAVNGNHLNQPDTLQMLSEGYIWNGMKENCEDFVHSCCQHPKPANIKRNAAFKKFDLLQRVSLFKKIRVMQDDPKMTQKTKQHKSTALYKYQNILDDTAQDSFRTDNDPTEGSSEFVEITENEQLHHEQENEIDNENSGVCENTDTDTELGSVTHTIIKKDKEVSELDEISRNKPSSSQEEQTVVCDSNDVIEQHVDDIEQIIYYSKQQIENEQNINKQTVLHEKTNSHIASSCQEMENEESVVNMTLETADGSQEDVIKQEHRYTSSRVVDTTVSGMIPLEEALLLCSSDNNLQGSGVIHIDKHGKHDTAVENKMVESRPTQTEYLRSVSDEVTLSAIRSIMPSDEHDEEEGEMYDEETESENEEMTATGENDSDWKPKVVQSKQDTSAIVGSKDPDFDPIKKKYDTTTRFRCKECGKCIRGIIRYRTHVYEHTGIKPFECEHCDKRFTTLKTKKIHMMRHTGGQQFLCYLCGKGFSTSISLKSHINIHEKGGNIMVKCELCSRVFRTKNRYEKHMLCKHPYTPEIFRCDECDKDFTTRRSLYRHNKSQHEKIKTHICEICGKGFYRKEYLKRHLETHEPVKPDHSHRRRPICELIQETGVKYEIPISQTEVHIPRRCNIDLIQESGVKYEIPMSQNEVHIPNTVQYTNSETVLESITVPGEYTIPLSDSTHIALPSTTVDNQMTVESSYYISNPDDENQVSHMFVYGQPAVQYEVECGSSEEQLDAAEALTAINMLAQASINQGY; encoded by the exons ATGTCATCCACTGTTGTAACACATGTTCTCATCAATCTCATTTGTAG ATTTGGAGTGATGAACAAGTTGTTAATGGGAGCTGGTCAAacagatacaaatgtatatatgttaccTAGGACAGATATTCTTTTAGCTTCTGACATTGATATTAAGATACTGCACAGTACGACTCCACAAACAG TTGAAGCATGGTATGAAATAGAAGAAACAATGAATCAGTTTGTTGCCAATAATTCTGACTGGACAAATTGTCTGCCCTTTGCTCTACTGCCACACAGAATATCTCGTGGAAGACATTCTGAATACTCTCCAGCTTATCTAACTTACGGCAG AGAATTGAATCTTCCATCACTACTGACACATCAACCGACAGTGGAATATCTTCAAACAAGTGATGGATATATTCccattgaaaaaaagttacaaaCCTTAAGTTCATTAATGACTGTATACAAAGGATATTGTGGCGATGATATTGTTTCTCAGGATTCTGATGTGTTTAAAGGCCCACTTATTAATATGCCTCAAAAAAAGGTTCCATCAGGTTCTGTTAAACCAAAGCCTTTATCTAGTAATTTAAGTAGTCAAGAAGTGTCTCCATCAACTTCAGCTGAGATAAGTCATGAAGGCATAGATACACCTGGGATGTCTGATGAAGATGATATAAACACTGACAACAGTAATGTCAAACCGAAAGGAGAAATTAAAGAGGAAAAGGAAAGTTCAGTGATTCCTCCCCTTAGAAAGAAAAGATGGTCAAAAACTCACAGAACTAGTATGGATAACAGTAGTAATAATAGTGATGATCTTAGCATAGAGGAAATACAGAGCTATGACAAACTTCTAAAGGTGGAGGAAAATAGCAATCCTGATAAATTAATG GTATCAGGAGAAGTTGATGCATATTATGACGATGTGATATTGTATCTAAAACATAAACGATACGGAGTAGGTGTTGTCAATGATCACATGAAAAGGAATATAAGAAAGATGTCGGAGAGCCATTACTTAGAAGGTGATATGCTGTACCACAAATGGAAGACTACAAGCAGGATTATACCTCTCAGATTTGATGAAAGATATTATATAATGGAAAATTACCATATTGATAACAAAGGCCATGAAG GAAGACATTTAGGATTTAGACAGATGTATGAGAGACTGAACAAGTTCCACTGGAAGAGTATGGCTGTAGACTGTGAAGCTTATGTTAGGACTTGTGTTACTTGTAACCAGACCAAAAGTGTTAACAATGAGAGCCTTTGCGAGTATTTTTATGATGTTACTGAT gaGGAGAGAGCCAAGCTTGCTGAAGAAAATTACAGTTTGTTGGTTAAGTATTTACAGAAAGGAAAGATTTTACAGTCAGTTCAACCAAACAAAGCTAAATTGATAACATTACTGGGTAACTGGTTTGTTATTAACAATGGCCAGTTAGACTACAAGAGACCAGATAGAGAATTTAATGTGTGTTTAGAGATAGCAGCAAGAGCCAAGAAAAATGCCATTAGGAATGCTCATATCATTGCAG taaatggAAACCATTTAAACCAACCTGACACATTACAGATGCTAAGTGAAGGATATATATGGAATGGTATGAAGGAAAACTGTGAAGATTTTGTTCACTCATGCTGCCAACATCCTAAACCAGCTAACATCAAAAGAAATGCtgcatttaaaaagtttgatcTTCTACAAAGAGTTTCATTGTTCAAGAAGATTAGAGTTATG CAAGATGACCCAAAGATGACACAAAAAACTAAGCAGCATAAATCAACTGCATTATATAAATACCAGAATATTTTAGACGACACAGCTCAAGATAGTTTCAGAACAGACAATGATCCCACAGAAGGTTCTAGTGAGTTCGTAGAAATTACAGAAAATGAACAACTCCATCATGAACAAGAGAATGAGATAGACAATGAAAACTCTGGAGTGTGTGAAAATACAGACACTGACACAGAACTAGGATCTGTAACACATACAATTATAAAGAAAGACAAAGAAGTAAGTGAACTGGATGAGATTAGCAGAAACAAGCCATCTTCCTCTCAAGAAGAACAGACTGTAGTATGTGATTCTAATGACGTTATTGAACAGCATGTAGATGATATTGagcaaataatttattatagcaaacaacaaattgaaaatgagcAGAATATTAATAAACAGACAGTCCTCCATGAGAAGACAAACAGTCATATAGCTAGTTCTTGTCAAGAAATGGAAAATGAAGAATCAGTGGTTAACATGACTTTGGAGACTGCTGATGGTAGCCAGGAAGATGTCATTAAACAAGAACATCGGTATACTTCATCAAGGGTGGTTGATACTACAGTTTCTGGGATGATTCCTCTAGAAGAAGCTCTACTTCTTTGTTCATCTGATAATAACTTACAAGGATCAGGAGTAATACATATAGATAAGCATGGGAAGCATGATACAGCcgtggaaaacaaaatggtAGAGAGTAGACCGACACAGACAGAGTATCTAAGAAGTGTTTCTGATGAGGTTACACTGTCGGCCATCAGGTCTATAATGCCTTCTGATGAGCATGATGAGGAGGAAGGGGAAATGTATGACGAAGAAACGGAATCAGAGAATGAAGAAATGACTGCCACAGGAG AAAATGATTCAGACTGGAAACCAAAAGTAGTCCAATCTAAACAAGACACCAGTGCAATAGTTGGTAGCAAAGACCCTGATTTTGATCCCATTAAGAAGAAATATGATACTACAACTAGATTTCGATGTAAAGAATGTGGGAAGTGTATTAGAGGAATCATAAGATACAGAA CACATGTATATGAACACACAGGGATTAAACCTTTTGAATGTGAACATTGTGATAAAAGGTTCACAACTTTAAAGACAAAGAAAATCCACATGATGAGACATACAGGAGGTCAACAATTCCT GTGTTATTTATGTGGTAAAGGATTTAGTACTAGTATCAGTCTAAAATCACACATCAACATACATGAGAAAGGTGGAAATATTATGGTGAAGTGTGAGCTGTGTAGTCGTGTTTTCAGAACTAAAAATAGATATGAGAAACACATGCTATGTAAACATCCTTATACACCAGAAATATTCCGATGTGATGAATGTGACAAAGATTTTACTACGAGAA GGAGCTTGTACAGACACAACAAATCTCaacatgaaaaaattaaaacccaTATTTGTGAGATATGTGGTAAAGGATTTTATAGGAAAGAATATCTGAAGCGACATTTAGAGACACATGAACCAGTTAAACCAGATCATTCACATAGACGTAGACCTATCTGTGAATTAATACAAGAAACTGgtgtaaaatatgaaattccTATATCACAAACTGAAGTACACATACCCCGTAGATGTAACATAGACTTAATTCAAGAATCTGgtgttaaatatgaaattccTATGTCACAGAATGAAGTACATATACCCAATACAGTGCAATATACAAACTCTGAAACAGTGTTAGAGAGTATAACAGTaccaggtgaatatactatccCTCTGTCTGACTCAACTCACATAGCCTTGCCGAGTACAACCGTGGACAATCAAATGACAGTGGAGTCGAGTTATTACATCAGTAATCCTGACGATGAGAACCAAGTATCACATATGTTTGTGTATGGACAGCCAGCTGTTCAATATGAGGTGGAATGTGGTTCATCTGAAGAACAACTTGATGCTGCTGAGGCGCTGACAGCTATTAATATGTTAGCACAGGCTAGCATAAATCAAggatattga